Genomic segment of Paenalkalicoccus suaedae:
GTCACCCTGCTCTACCTCATCACCCTCAGCAACTGTTACATCACTTAGACTCTGATAAATAGAGACAACACCGTCTTTATGCTCGATGTGAACAACTTGTCCAAACAGCGGGTCCTCATTTGCTTTTACGACACGGCCACTCATGGAAGCTGCTACATCAAATGTTTCACCCTCAGAAGAAGCAAGATCAATACCTTTGTTCTGATAGTAGTAATTATTGTAGTGGACGAACGCCTTTTCTAACGTCTCTTCATCAGCATCAAACTCATGGAACGTTCCTACAACATCAACGTTTTGCGCTGGCAGTGCGAATGTCTCTGGCTCTTCGTGACTTGTTACAGGGACAGCATCCTCAAGCTCATTGTTATCCTCATACGCTGCATCATCCATGTTTACCTCTGCCTCTGGAGGCGCCTCGCTAGCTTGCTCGTTATTTAGCGATGTCATCCCCATATAGGCTGTCAGTGCAATGGCCGATACTGTCAAATAGAGAGCCGGCATTGCCCAACGCTGCTTCATTACCCGACTGATTTTTGTTTTAAATGAATTCGATTCTTGATTTGATTTCATTTTTTCATCACCTCAGCAACCATTGTCGCCATTTGGTGAGAATATATACATTTATTACAAATTAATTTTTAAATTTTCCTCCATAACCATCCTCGACCACTACTCCCGAATAATAATGATGCAAAATAGTCTCATATTTTTGCCCATCAAGCGCCATCTGATTCGCCCCGTATTGACTCATCCCAACGCCGTGACCCCAGCCACGAGTCGTGATCGTGACCCCAGTCGCACTCTCTACCCACTCAAACGCGCTCGAATCGAGCCCAAGCTTCTCACGTACCTCACGCCCAGTCAGCGTCTTGCCTCCGATCTCAAACTCTGCAACAGCACCACCCTCCGTGAGCGCACTGATACGCCCACCGACAGATACCCCAAGCCCACTTGCTACCTCTTCGTGAGAAACCTCATAAACCTTCTCATATTTCGGCGACGACGAATCCCAGTCGCTCGTTACACTTCTCAAGTACGGCAACGCGCCTCCCCAATAGTCCTCTGCATTTTCCGTTTTCCCGCTACTTGTCGAGAAAAACGTCGCAACTATGGGCTCACCTTCGTACGTTAAGACTTCTCCCTGAGTCGCAATTACGGCATGTTGGATCTTCGTATAATACGTATCATACTCATTGCCCCAGGTCTCGCGAAGCTGCGCTTCGTCTTTAAAGACTTGGTGCGCTGTTGTATCCGTCACATCTTGTCCATCTAATAATTGCCTTAGGAAATACGTTCGTGCTGCAACAGCCTGCGCTTTTAACGCTTCTTCCTCATAAGAAGCCGGCATTTCTGCTGCTACAACGCCAATAATATACTCTTCAAAAGCTAGTTCCTCTGATTCATTCGTTTCTGATCGTGTAATAGATACAGTCGGTTCTTGCACGTCATCCGCTTTATGTACTGCTTTCATTACAGCTTGTCCATTTGGTTCAGACGCAACGTTGTCTGTGTGTAGCACTGTCACGAGAAGCGCAGGAAGCAACAGAATAAGAATCAGCCCTACAAATAGCGTAAGTAAATACTTTTTAATATGTTTGTTTTGTTTTTTCATATAGCACCTCCCTTTGTCTCCATCCTATGCAAGGAATGGACGAACTATACAAAGGGAAATCGGGAAATAGAGACGGGAACACTCATTCTTTCCCGGGAAATAATCCAGATTAATAAAGTGCCAACTAGTTTAGTTCAAGTGCCTCAGCTCTTCGAGCTATGTTGATTAAGGGCTAACTCGTTTTGTTCAGTCTTATTAGATCATAAGGTAAGAAGAGTCAGCTCTCCGAACGCCCTACGACATTAGCAGGGTCTGAATCTGAGCCTACTCGTCGGCAGAGGTCGACTACCATCTCCCTCTAAACGCCTTCCTGCGAGGTCTCATCTCCAGCCTTATCCTGCTAATTGTCTCCGAGCACTCTCCGAGTCTGCCTCCTTTTTAGCTTCTTTAGGACAAAGTTTAGACCAAAATAAAAGCAAAACCTCAGTGAAGAGAAAATTATAGTGCATTTTCAAACACTGATCTCCATACATATACGAAATGAATTCAGCTACTTCTTTTTAAAAAATAAAATATATTCAGTGCAACTTTAAGTAAATTAGCTCTTTTTTGAAACGTCTATCTCTATTTTGTTAAGCACTTTTAAAACAAACAGAGAGCTGGCAGACCCGGAGAACATTCGGAGACAATCCATAGGGGTATGAGGTTTTTGAGATCCCACAGGAAGCGTTTAGGAGGAGACGAAAGTCGACTCCTGCTGACGAGGAAGCTCAAAGACCGGCCCTATGGATGTCGTAGAGTGTTCGCAGGGCTGACAGCTCGGAGAGCAGATTTAAACTACATTGCACCTAAGCAATTTAGCTCAGAGAGCTAAGGCACTTGAACTTAAACTAGTTTCCATAATAAAAGGTGCACCGACATTATGTCGATGCACCGTACGTTCGTATAGGAATATTATGATACCGCGTTTGACTCTACTTTCTCTTCAGTCTGAACAACTGCATCATCATTTACTCGCTCAATATCAGCACCAAGTGCCGCTAGCTTTTCTGTGAAGTTCACATAGCCACGATCAATGTGCTTCAATTCAGTAACACGCGTGTAACCATCTGCAACTAGTCCAGTTAATACAAGCGCTGCTCCAGCACGTAGGTCTGTAGAAGATACCTCTGCACCTTGTAGCTTAACAGGACCATTAACGATGGATGTACGACCCTCAATTTTGATATTCGCGTTCATGCGACGGAACTCTTCAACGTGCATAAAACGATTTTCAAAAACAGTCTCAGTCACTACGCTCGTACCTTCAGCCATGTTCATCATAGCCATCATTTGTGCTTGCATATCAGTTGGGAAACCTGGGTGTGGCATTGTCTTAATATCAACTGCTTTTAATTTCTCAGGACCAATAACGCGTAGTCCATTTTCGATTTCTTGAATTTCCACGCCCATTTCAATCATTTTAGCAATAACAGGACGTAGGTGTTCTGGAAGTACATTATCAATGCGAACGTCGCCACCAGTGATAGCTGCTGCTACCATAAAAGTACCCGCTTCAATACGGTCTGGAATGATAACGTGATCCGCCCCGTGAAGCTCTTCTACTCCATCGATGCGAATAGTGCCTGTACCAGCACCACGTACTTTACCACCCATTGCGTTGATGTAATTAGCTAAACATACGATTTCTGGCTCTTCAGCGGCATTCTCTAAAATTGTTGTTCCTTCTGCCATAGAAGCTGCCATGATAATATTTTCTGTCGCGCCAACGCTTGGGAAATCAAGATAAATCTTTGTTCCCTGAAGACGTCCATTCACTTTTGCTTCAATAAAGCCGTTGCCAATCTCAACATCTGCTCCCATTGCTTCAAAGCCTTTTAAATGCTGATCAATAGGACGTGATCCAATTGCACATCCTCCAGGAAGTGCGATTCGTGCATGTCCTGTGCGTGCTAGAAGTGGTCCCATTACTAGGAATGATGCACGCATTTTACG
This window contains:
- a CDS encoding M23 family metallopeptidase, with amino-acid sequence MKSNQESNSFKTKISRVMKQRWAMPALYLTVSAIALTAYMGMTSLNNEQASEAPPEAEVNMDDAAYEDNNELEDAVPVTSHEEPETFALPAQNVDVVGTFHEFDADEETLEKAFVHYNNYYYQNKGIDLASSEGETFDVAASMSGRVVKANEDPLFGQVVHIEHKDGVVSIYQSLSDVTVAEGDEVEQGDVIGQAGRNRYNEEAGVHAHFEIRKDGIPLNPMDAIDQPITSLPSAPEGEASEAESEPTP
- the spoIID gene encoding stage II sporulation protein D — translated: MKKQNKHIKKYLLTLFVGLILILLLPALLVTVLHTDNVASEPNGQAVMKAVHKADDVQEPTVSITRSETNESEELAFEEYIIGVVAAEMPASYEEEALKAQAVAARTYFLRQLLDGQDVTDTTAHQVFKDEAQLRETWGNEYDTYYTKIQHAVIATQGEVLTYEGEPIVATFFSTSSGKTENAEDYWGGALPYLRSVTSDWDSSSPKYEKVYEVSHEEVASGLGVSVGGRISALTEGGAVAEFEIGGKTLTGREVREKLGLDSSAFEWVESATGVTITTRGWGHGVGMSQYGANQMALDGQKYETILHHYYSGVVVEDGYGGKFKN
- the murA gene encoding UDP-N-acetylglucosamine 1-carboxyvinyltransferase encodes the protein MEKIIVRGGKRLQGEVRIEGAKNAVLPVIAASILASKGTSNIYDVPALADVFTINEVLRNLNAEVSYDGTNHIQVNAEDTLAVEAPFEYVRKMRASFLVMGPLLARTGHARIALPGGCAIGSRPIDQHLKGFEAMGADVEIGNGFIEAKVNGRLQGTKIYLDFPSVGATENIIMAASMAEGTTILENAAEEPEIVCLANYINAMGGKVRGAGTGTIRIDGVEELHGADHVIIPDRIEAGTFMVAAAITGGDVRIDNVLPEHLRPVIAKMIEMGVEIQEIENGLRVIGPEKLKAVDIKTMPHPGFPTDMQAQMMAMMNMAEGTSVVTETVFENRFMHVEEFRRMNANIKIEGRTSIVNGPVKLQGAEVSSTDLRAGAALVLTGLVADGYTRVTELKHIDRGYVNFTEKLAALGADIERVNDDAVVQTEEKVESNAVS